TAAAAGTACATATCATTATCTGGTTTCAATGGTTTCTTACAGGAAAACTGGCGCAGACCCAAGGGTATTGATTCTCGTGTGAGAAGAAAGTTCAAAGGTGTGACTCTTATGCCCAATATTGGATACGGGTCAGACAAGAAGACCCGTCACTACTTGCCAAACGGGTTCAAGAAGTTTGTTGTTCACAATGCTAAAGAACTTGAAGTTCTCATGATGCACAACAGGTATAATGCTTTTTAGTAACACAAACAAATAACCAAATACCGTATAATGTGTTGTGTTTGTAGTGGGTCAAAACTCAAAACAAGTTTTTTCTATGCTATATTGACCAGAGATTGTTTTTGTCCCAAATGCATTAGTTTTGTGTACTCGTTCGATGCCATTTCGTTTAGGTGATATTTGTAAATCTACTAATTTTTGACTGGTTAGGTAATGTACTTGTATTGACCCTTATTATTAGTATAATGATGAAAATGGCACCTTCTATGATGAAATTGATCCGGTTATGTGTGTCattaaattgatgaaaattgaCATGTTTACAAAATTGTTTGATTTTGTTATATGATATCAGAACATACTGTGCTGAGATTGCACATAATGTATCAACCCGTAAAAGGAAGGAGATAGTCGAGCGTGCAGCCCAGTTGGATGTTGTCGTTACCAACAAACTCGCCAGGTTACGTAGCCAGGAAGACGAGTAAGCTTTTGGAGCTTAAAATGTCTTTTGCTTTTCAAAGGATTTTAGATTTTGATTTACTTTCAATGGTTTttatttttgaaatcttgtagttGTGTACTTTTATTACCAGTAAACTTGAAGGTTTTGTTATTCTTGAAATGAATTTTGTTAAACAGGTGATCTGTTATAGAATCATTACAATGACGTTAACCTTATATTTGAGAATGCATTGATTTTTTCCCCCCAAATTTGTAATTAAATCAAATCAAATACTCTATTATTTTATAGGGTAAATGTCCGGATAAAATCCGATCCGGTTTTTATCCGAAACCAATCTGATCCGAGATAAAATCCGATCCGGTTTTTAGTCCTAATACATTATCGAGTGATGGTCATGCCGAAGCTCAAAATGTATTAACTTTTGAATAAATTAATATTTTATCTTTCGAATAAAAgtgttgttatttatattatttatagtgGTAACCGTTTATCGTTATAAgtaaaaatattgttatttatattatttattgtgttaagCGTTATAACTTTTGTTTATATTGATTACATTATTTTTGTTTAAACGTTAAATAAATCAAATCGGTAAAATTGAATCTTAGTCCGAAAAAAATCCAAAAAATTCCGAAACCAGTTCCAAAAAAACTAGTaagaaaatcgtttttttttttttttttgcaatcatTATCATCTCTTCCGGCATCATGTATGTGATTTTCTTTTCCGGATTATTTACTTCGTTTTCTGGACTGTGATGTTTTCCTTCATCGTTATTTTGCAATCAACGGGTTTGATTGTGCAGGTATCGTTTGATTGTGACATGTTGTTTGATTAAGGTCTTTCATGTTTCGACTTGTTCTATGCATTGCTTAATTGATTGTTGTTGATGTTTGTTGCTTCTGGTATTTTAGATCTTTTCTCTTCATAGAGTTAAGTAGTAAGTTTGTTCCTTTTGTGTTTACTCtttattttttctattttattGTTTTAATATTCTCTGTTATTTGAATTTCATTTGTTTGGGTTCTTATTATGATATGCCAATATTTTGGGGTTTATAGAAGGTCTTCACAATTTATACTTTTGTTAAATAGTAAGTTATGTTTGGTTGAGTATGTTGTATTAGTCTGTTAGAGTCTAATGGCCCTAATTAATTGTTGTTGATGTTTGTTGCTTCGGGTATTTTAGGCGTTTTCTTTCTAGTGTGTTCAAGTATTAAATTTGTTCTTTATTTTTGCTATTTTATTGTTTCGTTTATGCAAATGTTATGGGTTTTATAGAAGGTCTTCACATTTGATACTTTTGTATATAACTAGAAAAATTtcggaccgcgcgttgcggcggtaaCATTTGAATATACATAGTTGGGTATATGTTGGTAGTATCAAACGATATTCAAGTACAAAATACCTACGTATATTCACTACTTATTACATACATACATTCTTaacattgaaaattttgaaaacacgATATATAAAGAAAACACGATATTTTTGAAAATAATGTTTTTTGCTGATTATTTTTCTTCTTTATTTCTATCAAAACAAAGTATTCACACCATAATGTGTTATAGTATT
This genomic stretch from Rutidosis leptorrhynchoides isolate AG116_Rl617_1_P2 chromosome 11, CSIRO_AGI_Rlap_v1, whole genome shotgun sequence harbors:
- the LOC139877154 gene encoding large ribosomal subunit protein eL32z-like; translated protein: MAVPKLDKKIIKKRVKKFKRPHSDWKICVKENWRRPKGIDSRVRRKFKGVTLMPNIGYGSDKKTRHYLPNGFKKFVVHNAKELEVLMMHNRTYCAEIAHNVSTRKRKEIVERAAQLDVVVTNKLARLRSQEDE